The segment ACCGAAGGCGCGAACGTCTTCGACGACTCCGATCACATGCCAGGTGATGCCCCCCGCGACTTCCCAGGCGGCCGGATCGTTCAGCACGGAACGATCGCGTTTTTTCATCCGTGCTTCGATATCCGGCGCGATCTTGTCGTTGACAGTGCGGAAATACATCAACTGAAACGTGTGTCCGACCGCTGGCCGGTCGGGCCAGAACCTGTGCGCGAACGCGCGGCTCACGACTGCGACCGGCTGCGCCGATGCAGAGTCGCCCGCCCCAAACTCGCGGCCCTCGATTACGCGAGTACCGAGCGCGTGAAAATATCCCTCCCAGATCGTCCATCCAGCGCCGTCGGTCGTGGTCCCGTCGACGCGGACTTGCGACGGAGACCAGACATAGTCCAAGGGCATTCCTGCACCGGCGCCAACAGAGTCCACGCCAGGGATGGCACGCATGCGGGCGCGAATCGCCGCCGTCCATGCCGCGAACGTCTGCGGCGACGCCGCGGCCGCCGGCGGGGTCTTCAATCCAGCCGTGATGAAGAGATTCTGAGGATCGAACCCCCACCGAGCCGTGCTCAAGCGGACGAAGCTCCCAACCAATAGTCCAGCGCTCACGAGCAGGACTGTCGCCAGCGCCAGCTCGGTCGTCGCGAGCAGTTCGCGCGCCGCGCGCCTCGGCGCTACCGTGATGCTGCCCGCTGCGACCTTCAGCGTGTCGTTGACGTGGACGCCCGCGCTCTTCCACGCTGGCCAGACACCAGCGACGACCGTGACCACGAGTGCGAGGACGGCCGCGAACACGAGCAAACGCAGGTCGACGCGCGCCGCGTCGATGCGGGCGATGTCGATCAGCGACAGCGACCGAACCACACGAATGCCGAGCCACGCCAGGGCCAGCGCGCACGCGGCGCCGGCCGACGCGACGACAAGACTCTCTGTGAGGAGCTGTGCGAACAAGCGACGACGATCGGCGCCGATTGCTGACCGAACGGCCAGCTCCACCTGCCGGTCGACGCCGCGGGCCAGCTGCAGATGCGCAACGTTCGCGCACGCGATCAACAGCACCAGACCGACAGCCGCGAGCAGGAGCCAGAGCGCCCGCTCGTACTTGCCGACGACGACATCGCGAATTGGCTGGAGCCCGACCGTGACGTCCCTGTCGGTGTCCGGGTACGCCTGTGCCAGTCGTTTGTTGATCAGATCGAGATCTGCCTGTGCTTGCGCAAGCGACACACCGTCTCGAAGTCGGCCGATCGCGTGCATGACAGGTGACCCACGTTCGCGGAAATTCGCCATGCCGCAGGGCGATGCCTGGAGAATCTGCGAGTTCGTGTCGGGGAAGAAGAATCCCCTGGGTGCCACGCCGACCACCTGATACGAGCGTCCGTTCAGGGTGAGCGCCGAGCCGATCACAGAAGGCGAGGCGCCCATTCGCGCTCGCCAGAACGCATCACTGACGATGACGACGGGCCGTCCTTCGCCAACGGTGTCCGCAACAGTGAAGTTCCGCCCTAGCGCCGGAGCGACACCGAGAATCGGTAACACCGAGGGCCCGACGCAGGCGCCGCCGACAGTGTCACCACCATCTCCCACGCTGAACGACATCTGTTCGAGGAAGGCGTCGATGTCGATGAAGGAGCGGCTTTCACGCCGCCAATCCTCCATGTCTGGACCGGAAATCCCTCGGCGGACCTCCTGAGACTTCGCTCCCCATAGAAACGTCAACTTTCCTGGATCGTGGTACGGAAATGGCCGAAGCAGGACGGCGTCGACGATGGCAAAGACCAGCAGATTGGCGCCGATACCCAGCGCAATCGAGAGAATGGCGACCGCCGTCCACCCCGGCGATCGGACGAGTGCTTTGAACCCCCCGCGAACATCGATCGCAAATTGATCAGCAGTCATTTTGTCAAAGGCCATTCGGGCCAGCGATTCAATCACTGTCCCCAGAGCATCGGCAGGCGTTTTCCACGTCGACGTGCACACTCCTCGAGCTCGCCGAGCCTTTCGGACGTGATCGGCAGCGTCTGCATACTGCGAAGGTAGAGTTTTTCAGGATCAAGACCCTGTACTCGAACACGCATCGACTGCGGAGGAAACGACGTACCACTCCATGACGCGACAACTTCCTGCGACAAGCAACTGAGGGCCGAATCTGCGCGGCAGGCCTCAGTTTCGAACGGTCCTGCCAGACCATGCTCGTGCGCGTCAGGCCGAACGAACCATCAGGTTCAACGGACCGCCGCCAGAGAGCCGTGGCCGCGAAAGGCCACACGACCGGGTATTCGCGTCTGCTCACTTCTTCGAATTGGCTGGCCGGGCCGCGCTCTCGGAGTGCCCGAGGTGGGCGCAGGCCACCTGCTCCTCCGGGGTGATTGGGGTCGGTGTCTCACCGGCGGGCACGGAGTTACATCTCATCGTCTCCTCGAACCCCGGTGCCGAGAAGACGAACGTCAGGGCGATCGGTTCAGTGCCGATGTTCTTGCCGCTGATCCACGTATTGGCCGGGATAAAAACCAGCCCTCCCGCATGGAGATCGCGCTCCTCTTCTCCGAGCCACACGTGTGCCGTTCCGCTCTGGATCAGCAGGATTTCATCCTGAATCAGGTGCCTGTGTTTGGGTAATGTCGCTCCCGGGGCCAGCAGTTCAGTCCCGGCTACGAGATCCCGGGAGCCATTGTTCTTCGGGCTCACCTTCAGCATGAATTGGGAGGACGCCGGGGAACTGCCGTCCGTGTGAATGCGGCGAGTCCGCAGCTCTCCCTCGTCTTTTTCCATCAGGAGTGGGCGGACCGTTGCGTCTGAACGTCGAACCGCAGCGGATTGATCGGCTCGGGACACCGCCGTGCACAGCCCGCCCGTCACCATCGCGACGATTGTCACCACAGTCGCAAGTGTTATGGATTTCACCCGTCACCTCAGGGTGCAGTGTACGCCGTGACACGGCGCCAGACTGCGCCTGGGCCGGGATCGTTCCGCGTCGTGCCGCCATGACCAGATCGCGCGCGCCGCGACGGAACTGGCCGCCCCGAGAGAGCTGCGTGATGGTCGCGGGAGCAGCGCGCTCTCAGACGCTCAGCGTGTAGGATGACGGCGCGACCGTCGGCCTGCGCCACTTCCACTAGCGCGAGAGCACCGGCACTTTCATATCCACGGGGACACTCGCTCGAATGGTCGTGCCGTGCTGCGGTCGCGACTCGATCGACAGCTGACCTTTGAGCAGTCGCAGCCGCTCCCGCATGCTGATCAACCCCAGTCCCTGACCTTTGAGATTGTCGGGATCGAAGCCAGCTCCCGAATCTCGCACGACCAGTTGGATGTCGGTGGCTTTTCCCGTCAGCGTGACGTCGCACTCACTCGTACCGCTATATTTCAGTGCGTTGTGAACAGCCTCTTGCAACACTCGAAACAGGCACAGAGCGGTTTCGGGAGGGAGCGCGTCGGGGAGGTTCTCGACGTGGAGTTCAATCTTCAGTTTCTGCCGCTCTGACAGCTCCCGGCAAAACCCGCTCACTGCCCTTTCCAGGCCGATGTATTCAAGTCGTGACGAATGTAAGCGATGGGACAGCGCTTGAATGTCGGCCGCCAGGTTCCTCACCTGC is part of the Vicinamibacterales bacterium genome and harbors:
- a CDS encoding ABC transporter permease; translation: MIESLARMAFDKMTADQFAIDVRGGFKALVRSPGWTAVAILSIALGIGANLLVFAIVDAVLLRPFPYHDPGKLTFLWGAKSQEVRRGISGPDMEDWRRESRSFIDIDAFLEQMSFSVGDGGDTVGGACVGPSVLPILGVAPALGRNFTVADTVGEGRPVVIVSDAFWRARMGASPSVIGSALTLNGRSYQVVGVAPRGFFFPDTNSQILQASPCGMANFRERGSPVMHAIGRLRDGVSLAQAQADLDLINKRLAQAYPDTDRDVTVGLQPIRDVVVGKYERALWLLLAAVGLVLLIACANVAHLQLARGVDRQVELAVRSAIGADRRRLFAQLLTESLVVASAGAACALALAWLGIRVVRSLSLIDIARIDAARVDLRLLVFAAVLALVVTVVAGVWPAWKSAGVHVNDTLKVAAGSITVAPRRAARELLATTELALATVLLVSAGLLVGSFVRLSTARWGFDPQNLFITAGLKTPPAAAASPQTFAAWTAAIRARMRAIPGVDSVGAGAGMPLDYVWSPSQVRVDGTTTDGAGWTIWEGYFHALGTRVIEGREFGAGDSASAQPVAVVSRAFAHRFWPDRPAVGHTFQLMYFRTVNDKIAPDIEARMKKRDRSVLNDPAAWEVAGGITWHVIGVVEDVRAFGLDQSPEPTFYLNFHQAPARWNIRSHEMFSVRTHGNTAALFDAIRNAVASIDPTVQVRSVQSVSELVARSIGGRGSTRLMTLISGLFATLALVLTMSGVFGIVLHTVNQRLPEIGVRMALGADSGDVALLLLSYAGRIILPGIALGTTVAWAVSRLLSSLVFEITPTDPATYVASIALLIACVLVACIVPIRRAMRFDPTKLFRA
- a CDS encoding cupin domain-containing protein; translated protein: MVTIVAMVTGGLCTAVSRADQSAAVRRSDATVRPLLMEKDEGELRTRRIHTDGSSPASSQFMLKVSPKNNGSRDLVAGTELLAPGATLPKHRHLIQDEILLIQSGTAHVWLGEEERDLHAGGLVFIPANTWISGKNIGTEPIALTFVFSAPGFEETMRCNSVPAGETPTPITPEEQVACAHLGHSESAARPANSKK